A genomic window from Triticum urartu cultivar G1812 chromosome 7, Tu2.1, whole genome shotgun sequence includes:
- the LOC125522419 gene encoding protein FATTY ACID EXPORT 1, chloroplastic-like, protein MAATQLRGSAVPGTARRWRAPSGAILRFAPLATSRLPAASLRRRGAFSGLSASVTRESLTTMCMKSKCTSTPIDHATAPEDTEDEVPEPTAVVTASEEINIDQEVAPPHKSAIIHDFCLGIPFGGLLFSMGLVGFLFWRSPVSLTFGVAPGLAILGLAVLSLKGWRSGKSSLPFILAQAAVAAAVAWKHCQAYATTKKLLPWGFYTALSVLMICFYSYVLLAGGNPPPKKKPAAAI, encoded by the exons ATGGCGGCGACCCAGCTCCGCGGATCGGCGGTGCCGGGGACGGCGAGGAGGTGGCGGGCTCCCTCCGGCGCCATCCTCCGCTTCGCGCCGCTCGCCACGTCCAGGCTCCCGGCAGCGTCTCTTCGTCGGAGGGGAGCCTTCAGTGGCCTTTCCGCCAGTGTCACCAGGGAG TCATTGACTACAATGTGCATGAAGTCAAAATGTACTAGCACTCCCATTGATCATGCCACTGCTCCTGAGGATACAGAAGATGAAGTTCCCGAGCCAACCGCTGTGGTGACTGCTAGTGAAGAGATAAATATAGACCAGGAAGTTGCTCCGCCACATAAGAGTGCTATAATACATGATTTCTGCCTAGGGATCCCTTTTG GTGGATTATTATTTTCCATGGGCCTTGTTGGATTTCTATTTTGGAGGAGTCCTGTAAGTCTTACTTTTGGCGTTGCACCTGGTCTTGCTATATTGGGACTTGCCGTGCTTAGTCTTAAGGGTTGGAGGAGTGGAAAGTCCAGCTTGCCATTTATACTGGCACAAGCAG ctgttgctgctgctgtagCATGGAAGCACTGCCAGGCGTATGCCACA ACAAAGAAGCTGCTTCCCTGGGGCTTTTATACTGCGCTCAG TGTCTTGATGATCTGCTTCTACTCGTACGTGTTGCTTGCCGGGGGGAATCCACCACCAAAGAAGAAGCCAGCAGCTGCTATATAA